CTTTGTGGGCAGCATGTCTGTATGTTTGGGCTTGCAGCCTGAGCGGGCACTGCTCAACGATCGCAATGTGCACTTGATTAACTTCTGCCGCTGGCTGCAGCGGGGCCTTACGGTTGATTTAGCAATGCTCAATGACCAGCAAGCTTACTATGCTTGTCGGCAGCGGTTTAATGAGCTGATTGCTAGTGGCGGCCAAGAGACTCAGGAAGCCGCCCAGCTGTTTTATTACCTCAACCGCACAGGCTTTAATGGTCTGTGCCGCTTCAATAATCAGGGACGCTTCAACGTTCCCTTTGGCCGCTACAAAACCATTAACTATGCCCAGGACTTCTCGGAATATCCGCCGGTCCTGAAGGACTGGGTGTTTGTGAGTGGAGACTTTGAGGCGCTGTCTCTGGAGGGTGCGGATTTTATCTATGCCGATCCGCCCTATGACGTGGAGTTTACGAAATACAGCCAAACTGACTTTACCTGGGAGGATCAGGTGCGAGTGGCTCACTGGCTCGCTCGCCATTCGGGGCCGGTGCTGGTGTCGAATCAGGCGACGCCGCGCATTTTGGCGCTGTACCAAGATCTGGGCTTTGGGGTGGAGATTTTGGAGGCACCGCGGCGCATTGCCTGTAACGGCGATCGCACCCCTGCCCAAGAAATGCTGGCGTATCGAGGCTTGGCGCTACCTGCAACCTAAACCCCAGTCCTAGCTGGCTTGGTAGCGATCGCCTTCGCTGCTGTTTTCATCTGGGCGGGGGCTGTCAGCACTGGTAGCTTCGGTGGCCCAGGCCTTGCTGCGGTGGTGAAGACGATCGCGCATGCCAGAGAGGTGAATCTGGCTGTTGACGGGCGATCGCGGCGGCGGCAGGCTCATGTCGGGCCAGTTCGGCATGTCATTGCAGGGGCAGCTGAGGTCCGAGACGCCTTGGTTGAGCATGGGAACGGGCATCGAGCAGCGCGCGCAGTCTGCAATGTCCCACTTCGACGTCAGCAGGTCCTCGATGGTGTGGTGGCTTCCTTCGAGATGACACTCGCCCGACTCTGGCGACAGCAAAAACTGCCAGCATGTTTCAAACTCGTCACTGTAGCGATCGCCCGCGATCACCGTTTTGGGCAAGATGGTGGTGCGACCTGCCTGAACGACGACCGGCTTGCCTAGCTGAAACCAGTAGGCGAGGTACCTTTTAACTTGATATCTTGCAGCCATGATCTAAATAAAGTCTGAAGCGAGCACAAACGGAAGCAACGTTACGCTGATTTAGAGAAATTCACCTTTTCTCCACAACATTGTTGCGAAGGCTTAAGTTGTCTAACGCTTGATTGATGGTGAATACTTTTGCAATCTAGCTGTTGCTAAAGTCTAGAGTTGGATTCAATGCTGGCGCTTGCTTGGATTAGGAGCGTCTTCTGGCTCCATGCTAGCGGTTTCAATTTTGATCTATCTCTATCTGACGTCGAAAGTACACAGAGCCCGGTGAAGAAGCGCTGAAAGGGCGAAACTGGGCTGATGGGCGTGGCTACTTGGGAGCCTGTGGGGCGATCGCAAGGGCGGTGAGCGGTGTGCCCAGCTGAGTCAGGTTCAGCGCGTACCCGCCGGTGACTAGGTGCACGGCATCGGCGATCGCGCTCAGAGAGCGCACCGCCGTCCCCAAGCGATCGCGAAACAGCCGCCCCACGGGGTACGCCGGCACCACGCCCCAGCCGGTTTCCTCCGCCACGATAATCACCGCGCTCTGGCGTGCGGCGATCGCCGCGCACAGATCCGCCAGCGTGCTCTGCCACTGGGTTTCGTCTTGTTCGAGCAGATTGGCCAGCCAGGTCCCCAGAGAGTCGATCAGCAGGCAGGCGCCTGCGGGCGCCTGGGCGATCGCTCCGGCCAGGTCGACCGGCACCTCTTGCAGCTGCCACTGGGCTGGGCGGCGCTGGCGATGCAGGTCAAGGCGCGCCTGCCACTCTTGATCGTCAGGATCCGCTTGGGACGTCGCCACATAGATCACGCTTTGCCAAGTGGCTGCCAGCCCCTCGGCCCATTCACTTTTGCCCGAGCGGGCTGGCCCCGTCACGATCACCAGCGCCTGCGGTCCGAGAGTTGTCTGTGTCATTGCGATCGCCCTTGCTTTCCTCAAAAACGTTTCCCAAAACCTGAAACCCTAGTCTGCGCCCCACCCTTTCGCCGGTGAGCTTTCTAATCTGGGGGCTTTGGCGGCCCTGCCAGTGGACATAGGTCGAAAGGCGCGATTTCCCGCCCCCGTGGGGAGATTCTTGCGATCGCCCCTCGAGTCCTTGGAGGCCCACCGTATAATGGAATTAAAGAAAATGTAAAAAAATGTAACGTTAAATCTCGTTGGAATGTCTATGAGTCTTCCTGATCTAAGCCTGATTTCTCAGCAGCTCGAAAGCGACAGCACCCGCGATCGCATGGTTGCCCTGGCCTCCCTGCGCAACGTGCCCTCGGTGGACGCCGTCCCCTTAATCAAAAAAGTTCTAAACGACGAAAGTCTCCAAATCCGCTCCATGGCCGTGTTTGCCCTCGGCATCAAGGCCACAGATGAGAGCTATCCCCTCCTGCTCGAAATTTTGGAAACTGAGAGTGACTATGGTCTGCGGGCAGACGCGGCGGGTGCCCTCGGGTATCTGGGCGATCTGCGGGCCTATGAACCCCTGGTGCGGGCCTTCTATGAAGACACCGACTGGCTTGTGCGCTTTAGCGCGGCGGTCGCCCTAGGAAACCTGGGAGACGTCAGAGCGCGGGACGTGCTGATGGAAGCCCTCGCCAGCGAAGAGGTCGTGATCCAGCAAGCGGCGATCGCTGCTCTCGGGGAAATCGGCGCCTACGAAGCGATTGATGCCATCCTGGCCTTTGCGCAGTCAGAAGACTGGCTGGTGCGCCAGATGCTGGCCGAAGCCCTGGCCAAGCTGCCCACGCCCAAGAGCATTTCCGCCCTCAAATACCTCGAAAAAGACAGCCACCCCAACGTCTCTGAGTCAGCCAGAATTTGCCTCCAGCGCTTGGCAGATAGCGGCCACGCCATCTAGCCCGCTTCCCAAGACATTCCCCGTCTCGGCGTCCCACCCCCAAGAAAACTGCGCGCTGGTCAAACCGCCAGCACGCATTCCTTCTAGAACCCTGATTTAGGGCCAAAAATACCAAAAAACCCTAAGACGACAGAGAAACCTGCGGAATGCTCAGGTCAGGTCTAAGGGTTTGGGCATCCCGCAGGTAGGGATGGTAGATTGGCGCGTCAGGATTTTGGGTATTGAAATGAATTAGGAAGCGAATGCAGCGCTCGAGGCTTTCCTTCACATACATCTGCTGAACATCTAGCAGGGGGACGCTGTCCCAGCGGGGGCGCTCCCGGGCGATCGCCGCCGGAAAAACCGCATCGAGATCGCGAGTAACCGTGAAGGTCGCGCTGATGATTTGTTCGGGATCGAGCTGGTTGTAGGTTTCCAGCGCTTCTAGCAGTTCGTGGACTGCTTCACGAATCGCTTCAACCGAATTTTCTGAGACAGTCGTTGCACCTCGAATCGCCCGAACTCGCCACTCCACGCCAAAATCCTCCTTATTCTCACTCGCAATAAAAAGCCCTGTATCGCTCCTGATAGCAGGTTGCCAGCCCCATTCGCCAGAAGGCCCCGCAATAGGGGCACCTGCCATCTTAACAAACTCGATTGCCACCCTCTAGACAAGGGTGGCAGATGCTTTCCGAAACCGGGTTTCCTGCGCTCTACGGGCGATAGAGCCACAGGGGCAGGCCGCTGGTTTCCAGCTCGAAGTTCAGCCAATCCATAGATCCTGAGAGATTGCCAAGGCCTAGGCGATCGAGCTGACTTTGGCTGCCCACCACCCGCTGAACCAGGGACTTCTTGGAGTCGCCGAGGGTGCAGCAAACCGCTTTCTCAGGGTCGAGGCCGACCAGCTCAGCGGTCCATCGGCGGGCGTCCTCTTCGGTGCCGAGGCGATCGACGACTCCCAGCTCCAGCGCCTGCTCACCGGTAAAGATGCGCCCATCCGCAAAGCTCTTGACCGTTTCGACGCTCAGCTGGCGAGCGGTGGCGACGGTGTGGACAAACTGCTGATAGCTAGTGTCGATCAGGCTTTGCAGGATGTCTTTCTCTGGATCGGTCAGCTCGCGATCGAAGGCCAAGATGTCTTTGTAGGGGCCGGACTTGATGACCTTGAAGGACACCCCAACTTTGTCGAGCAGCCGCTCGAGGTTGTTGCCGCGCAGGATCACGCCGATGCTGCCGGTGATGGTGCCAGGATTGGCCACGATGTGGTGAGCACCCATGCCAATGTAAACGCCGCCTGAGGCGGAAATATTGCCAAAGCTGGCAACGATTTTGATTTTTTGGCCGAGGCGGGTCAGGGCGCTGTAGATTTCCTGGGAGTCGCCGACGGTGCCACCGGGGCTGTCGATGCGCAGCATGAGGGCGGGAAACTTGCGCTCCTCAACGGTTTTGAGCGCTTCGAGGACGCGCTTGCGGGTGTCGCCGGCGATCGCGCCGGTGATTTCGATGCGGGCAATTTGTCTGCGGTAGCGGGGCTTAAACGGCCAAATCATGATGGTTGTGACGGAGAAAACAGTGCGAATTTAAGGAGCGTCAGGGACGGTGCGGGCCTGCCAAACCGCGAGGCTTGGCAGTACGGGGGAAAGGGGCCAGCGAGAGGGCGATCGCAGAGGAAGCTGCACGCTGCGCCCGTCTTCCCAGCTGATCTTGAGCATCAAGCTTGAGCGTCAAGCCCCTGCAATACAACCCCCAAAACCCTCAGGAGCGATCTTCAGTGTGCCTGATTCAGGCGCTCTCTGGACACGTCTGGTGGCGTCGCGAGAGCTGGAAGTGAGCGCGGCAGGGCAAACTCAGCCAAAACCTCACACTAATACAGAATCCTTAACACAACTATAGGATTGAGTACAATCAAGGGTAAGGTTGTTCCGCCGGACTCGCTGCATGACTCTTAGGTCAAATTTGCCAACGCTTCCCTTTGCGCCGCTGCTGCTGATTGCGCCCTTTTTTCTGTGGGGGACAGCGATGGTGGCGATGAAGGGAGTGATGCTCCACACGACGCCGTGGTTTTTGGCGGGGGTGCGGCTGGTGCCCGCTGGTCTACTGGTGCTGCTGGCCGCGAAGTGGATGGGGCGATCGCAGCCGAGCAGCTGGCGGGCCTGGGCCTGGATTGGCGCTTTTGCGGTGGTCGACGGCACGCTGTTTCAAGGATTTTTGGCCCAGGGACTGGCCCGCACCGGTGCCGGTCTGGGCTCTGTGATGATTGACTCCCAGCCTCTGGCGGTGGCGCTGCTGGCTCTGGTGCTGTTTGGAGAGCGTATCGGTTTGTGGGGCTGGCTGGGGCTGGCCTTGGGCGTGGCGGGCATCAGCCTGCTGGGGCTGCCGGACCCCTGGATCGTGGCCCTGTTTCACGGGAAGCTGGCAGGGGTTTTGCCCGCGGGGGAGAACCTGGTGCAGCAGCTGTTTGAGAGCGGCGAGTGGCTGATGCTGCTGGCGGCTCTTTCGATGGCGGCGGGGACAGTGATGATTCCCATGGTGTCCCGCCACGTCGATCCGGTGGTGGCTACGGGCTGGCACATGGTGATTGGCGGTTTGCCGCTGTTTGGTCTGTCGGCGATCGCCGAAGAGCAGCAGTGGCAGGCTCTGACCGGGTTTGACTGGCTGGCGCTGACCTACGCGACGGTGTTTGGCAGCGCGATCGCCTACGGCCTGTTTTTCTACTTCGCCTCCCAGGGAAATCTGACGAGCCTGAGCGCGCTGACCTTCTTGACGCCGGTGTTTGCGCTGCTGTTTGGCAATCTTTTCTTGGCGGAAGTCCTGAGCCCCATTCAGTGGGGCGGGGTGGGCCTGACCCTGGTCAGCATCTATTTGATCAACCAGCGCGACGTGCTGGAAG
This genomic stretch from Geitlerinema sp. PCC 7407 harbors:
- the aroH gene encoding chorismate mutase, whose protein sequence is MEWRVRAIRGATTVSENSVEAIREAVHELLEALETYNQLDPEQIISATFTVTRDLDAVFPAAIARERPRWDSVPLLDVQQMYVKESLERCIRFLIHFNTQNPDAPIYHPYLRDAQTLRPDLSIPQVSLSS
- the sppA gene encoding signal peptide peptidase SppA; its protein translation is MIWPFKPRYRRQIARIEITGAIAGDTRKRVLEALKTVEERKFPALMLRIDSPGGTVGDSQEIYSALTRLGQKIKIVASFGNISASGGVYIGMGAHHIVANPGTITGSIGVILRGNNLERLLDKVGVSFKVIKSGPYKDILAFDRELTDPEKDILQSLIDTSYQQFVHTVATARQLSVETVKSFADGRIFTGEQALELGVVDRLGTEEDARRWTAELVGLDPEKAVCCTLGDSKKSLVQRVVGSQSQLDRLGLGNLSGSMDWLNFELETSGLPLWLYRP
- a CDS encoding DMT family transporter, whose amino-acid sequence is MTLRSNLPTLPFAPLLLIAPFFLWGTAMVAMKGVMLHTTPWFLAGVRLVPAGLLVLLAAKWMGRSQPSSWRAWAWIGAFAVVDGTLFQGFLAQGLARTGAGLGSVMIDSQPLAVALLALVLFGERIGLWGWLGLALGVAGISLLGLPDPWIVALFHGKLAGVLPAGENLVQQLFESGEWLMLLAALSMAAGTVMIPMVSRHVDPVVATGWHMVIGGLPLFGLSAIAEEQQWQALTGFDWLALTYATVFGSAIAYGLFFYFASQGNLTSLSALTFLTPVFALLFGNLFLAEVLSPIQWGGVGLTLVSIYLINQRDVLEGMLRRSQAKSAVSFLEESAAQPVPVAMAETEPEIASSEIAS
- a CDS encoding HEAT repeat domain-containing protein, which produces MSLPDLSLISQQLESDSTRDRMVALASLRNVPSVDAVPLIKKVLNDESLQIRSMAVFALGIKATDESYPLLLEILETESDYGLRADAAGALGYLGDLRAYEPLVRAFYEDTDWLVRFSAAVALGNLGDVRARDVLMEALASEEVVIQQAAIAALGEIGAYEAIDAILAFAQSEDWLVRQMLAEALAKLPTPKSISALKYLEKDSHPNVSESARICLQRLADSGHAI
- a CDS encoding Dam family site-specific DNA-(adenine-N6)-methyltransferase, yielding MVSAHPLPPPIKPALKWAGGKRWLLPRLQTIWQGQKHRRLVEPFVGSMSVCLGLQPERALLNDRNVHLINFCRWLQRGLTVDLAMLNDQQAYYACRQRFNELIASGGQETQEAAQLFYYLNRTGFNGLCRFNNQGRFNVPFGRYKTINYAQDFSEYPPVLKDWVFVSGDFEALSLEGADFIYADPPYDVEFTKYSQTDFTWEDQVRVAHWLARHSGPVLVSNQATPRILALYQDLGFGVEILEAPRRIACNGDRTPAQEMLAYRGLALPAT
- the cobU gene encoding bifunctional adenosylcobinamide kinase/adenosylcobinamide-phosphate guanylyltransferase, yielding MTQTTLGPQALVIVTGPARSGKSEWAEGLAATWQSVIYVATSQADPDDQEWQARLDLHRQRRPAQWQLQEVPVDLAGAIAQAPAGACLLIDSLGTWLANLLEQDETQWQSTLADLCAAIAARQSAVIIVAEETGWGVVPAYPVGRLFRDRLGTAVRSLSAIADAVHLVTGGYALNLTQLGTPLTALAIAPQAPK